In the genome of Sphingobium sp. CR2-8, the window GTCCGCAGCCAGGATACATAAATCCGCTGCCGAATATCGTATTAGGGTCGTTTTGCTCTGGTGCGTTCTTCCCTAGGCCATTTTGGACAGAAGAGAAGTGTCATAGGATTATCCGAATTTGATCCCGCCGCTCGCGAGTTTTGTGGAATGTGGAACGTTTGCGCCAACAAGCGCTAGGAGCCTTGGCAAATTCGGGGAGTTCGTTTCTTGTTTCATCAAGATCGACGGCACCGAGATCGAGCGAAATCGACAGCCAACTGAGTGGTTTCGTCTGTGCTGATAAAAAATCTTCACACGCCGGCTTATTCGCCAGCGAGGTCAGCACGATCTGGGTCACGGCCTTGCTGGCGGTCCAGCGATCGCATGATCGGCGTGACCGTCAGGCCATGAAGTATGATGGAAAAGAGGACGACCAAACCTACCAGTCCCCATAGTCGGTCGGCATTTGCGACATTCATATGGTTGAGGCCATAGGCAAGATAATAGATCGACCCCACGCCGCGAATGCCGAAAAAGGCCAGGGTCAGTTTCTCAGTCCGATCAGCCTTCAGTCCGCTAAGGCCTATCCACCCTGCCAGTGGCCGAACCATCAACAGGATGACCAGCGCTACACCGATATCCATCCACGTCACGGAGGACAGCAGGCCGCTGACCAGGGCACCGCCAAACAGGAGTAGCAACACCATCATGGCGAGCCGTTCGATCTGTTCGGTCACATCATGCATGTCATGGTGAAAATCATGGTCCCGGTGCGTGCTGCGGAATGTCAGGGCGGTGACGAACACAGCCAGGAAACCATAGGAATGGATAATTTCGGTCAGGCCATAGGACACGCATGTCGCTGCCAGCGCAATCAGGCCATCCCCGGTCTGCGCAAGCTTGGATTCAGCCGAGACGTGGAAGGTCAACCAGCCAAAGAGCCGACCGATCGCCCATCCGCCGCCTATGCCTGCCAAGACCTCCCACAAGACCCTGTAGCTCAGCCATTCGCCAAACCACGACTGGCCTGTGCCAGCCACGGCCGCAAGCGCAATAGCGAGATGGACGAAAGGAAAAGCCAACCCATCATTTAATCCGGCCTCCGATGTTAAACCAAAGCGCACCTCATCTTCATCGCCCGCTTTTGGTGGTCCCACCTGAATGTCGGCGGCCAGGACCGGGTCTGTAGGTGCAAGGCTGGCACCAAGTAGCAAGGCGACGGCCCAAGGCAAACCTAATGAACAGACTGTAAAAAAGGTGATAGCTAAGATGCAGAGCGGCATGGTGATAGCCAGCAGTCGCCACGTCACCAACCAATCACGCCAGTAGAACATCCGATCGATTTTCAGGCCTGCGCCCATGAGCGCGATGATCACCACGAATTCGGTAAAACGTTCTGTGATCTCAGGGTAGAGGACAGGGAGCGGTCGCAAAGTGACCTGTGGCAAAGAGAAAAGCGCCGCCCCCAGCGCCATGCAAACAATCGGCAGGGACAAGGGTAATTTCTTCAGGACGAGTGGCAACCAGACCACCAATGCGGTCAGGAGGCCAAAGCCTGTGAGCAGTAAGATATAAGGGTCGGGAAGCGGCCAGTGGAGATTCATTGTGATAGCGCCGCTTCCCTCATGGCGTCAGGCGGCCGCAATCGTCTTTTCGATATCGGACATTGCATGGCCGGTCAGATCCTTGGAAATCTCGCCGATCAGCACAGCCGATAGTGCCTTGTGATAATGTTTGCGCAGTTCGCCCAATGTACGCGGTGCGGCGACAATAACGAGATCGGCGATCTTGCCGTCCAGCACCTGCTTGTTAAGAAATTCGGCCGTTCCAGCCGCGAAACCGTCTTCTTGAAGCTGGCTGTCAGACGGATTGGCAGAGCTGCTTCCATGGCGTCCGCCCGACCCGTGATTGTCGGACGATATCGCCGCATTGGGCAATGCCGTGAGGTTAGGCGCGTTTTCGTCCCCACCATTATGAAATAGGTTCAGCTTTGCGCCATCGACTATGGCGATGCTCGCGTTCTTGGGTATTTTCATGAAAATGTCCTTTGCATCGACCCGATCTATGCCTTGCGCGACGAATCAAAACGCCCTGACCTGTAAAGGCCGGGGCGTTTTGCTGGCGAACCAACGATCAAATGACGTTGGACGATGAACCATAGAGCGCCCGGTCCCGCTCGACTTCCGCGCGGGTATAGGGTTGCGCACTCTCGTCGAACCGGCTCCAGCCCGTATCGCGATAGACCTGACCGCGCGTAGCGGCATCGACTGAGCGATGACGCTCAAGCACGGCTTCCGCTTCGATCACCTTGTCGTCGGGCACCTTGGCGCTGACCAATGTGCCGCCGCGACGGACGCCTTCGGAATAGATCTCGGCGTCCTCTTCGGAATGACCAGCATTTTTGAGCGCGCCGACAATGCCGCCGGTCGCCGCGCCGCCCGCAGCCCCGATCGCTGCGCCTGCTGCTGTCGCAGCAAGCCATCCTGCTGCAACGATCGGACCAAGGCCCGGAATCGCGAGCAGGCCAAGGCCTGCCAGCAATCCGCCTGCGCCGCCAAGTGCCGCTCCGGTCGTAACACCGCGGGTGACATCGCCATCCTCGTTGACGCTGTCACCGTCATGGTCGCCGTGCGCGCCATCGCTGTTGTTGGCGACGATGCTGAGATCGTCATGGGCAATGCCGATGGCTTCCAAGTCGCGCACGGCGTTGGTCGCGTCGGCATAATCGTCGAAAAGGCGTGTAATGGTCTGAGACATGGGTCTCTCCTAAATTATGTAGCTGTTAGCGAACGGTGACGTTGCCCTTAAAGTCGAGCATGACCGTCTGTTGTTTTCCGCCCTTGCGAGCCATGCCGTGCCACAGGCCGTCCTTCTTGGTCAGTTTGCCGACCTGTGTGTAACCTGCCTTCATGAAGCGACCCCGGGCTTGGTCCTCGGTGAAGGAGTTGGCGCCCTTTGCCGGTGCAGCCATTTTGTGGGGGGCGCTGTCCTTTACGGCGGGGTTGTGGGACCCGTCCTGGTGCGTTTGCGCTCCAGCGGCGGTTATGATGAATCCGGTCGCGCAAAGGGCGACGATCTGGCGTAGCATGTCTGATCTCTCCTGATGGTCATAACGAATGTGGACGCACGACGCGCTCCACGATCCGTCGTCAAATTATTTGTGGGGATCGCAAGAACCGGCACCTGCCATCCCGACGGACAGCAGGCCCGCCATTCAGACTTCCTCAGCTTCCGCCTTCAGATTGACGACGGTTTCGGCAAGTTTCGTCATATATTCGTCGCCACCGTAAATGTCCTTGGTCGCGTCGCGCAGCTTCTTGCTGTCGTCCTTCAGGCCCAGCGCCTTGGCATAGGCGGCTGCCGTGCCGAAGCCGGCAATGCCATAATGGGTCATGCGCTGATATTGCGCGACGATGATGACGTCGAGCAGCGGACCCTTTTTCGGTCCTTCCTCGATAATATGCTTGGTCGCTTCCTCGACCAGGCCTTCCATGCCCTTGCAATGTTCCTTGGCCACCTTCTCGCCCTGACCGGCGATCAGTTCCTTCAGAAGATCGGTATGGTCGGCAATCCCTTCCTGTGATTTGGACAGCATGTCCTTCAGGCCTTCGTCGCTGGCCTTGGTCGTGATCTTCTTGAGCACGCGCACCATCTGGTCATTAGCTGACCAAAGATCCTTCAGCTCGTCGGTGTAGATATCCTTGAAATCTTCGGGCGTCGAC includes:
- a CDS encoding cation:proton antiporter, whose amino-acid sequence is MNLHWPLPDPYILLLTGFGLLTALVVWLPLVLKKLPLSLPIVCMALGAALFSLPQVTLRPLPVLYPEITERFTEFVVIIALMGAGLKIDRMFYWRDWLVTWRLLAITMPLCILAITFFTVCSLGLPWAVALLLGASLAPTDPVLAADIQVGPPKAGDEDEVRFGLTSEAGLNDGLAFPFVHLAIALAAVAGTGQSWFGEWLSYRVLWEVLAGIGGGWAIGRLFGWLTFHVSAESKLAQTGDGLIALAATCVSYGLTEIIHSYGFLAVFVTALTFRSTHRDHDFHHDMHDVTEQIERLAMMVLLLLFGGALVSGLLSSVTWMDIGVALVILLMVRPLAGWIGLSGLKADRTEKLTLAFFGIRGVGSIYYLAYGLNHMNVANADRLWGLVGLVVLFSIILHGLTVTPIMRSLDRQQGRDPDRADLAGE
- a CDS encoding host attachment family protein; the encoded protein is MKIPKNASIAIVDGAKLNLFHNGGDENAPNLTALPNAAISSDNHGSGGRHGSSSANPSDSQLQEDGFAAGTAEFLNKQVLDGKIADLVIVAAPRTLGELRKHYHKALSAVLIGEISKDLTGHAMSDIEKTIAAA
- a CDS encoding YciE/YciF ferroxidase family protein — protein: MSTPEDFKDIYTDELKDLWSANDQMVRVLKKITTKASDEGLKDMLSKSQEGIADHTDLLKELIAGQGEKVAKEHCKGMEGLVEEATKHIIEEGPKKGPLLDVIIVAQYQRMTHYGIAGFGTAAAYAKALGLKDDSKKLRDATKDIYGGDEYMTKLAETVVNLKAEAEEV